The nucleotide window GGACGACTGGAGTTGTCTACTCAGAATCTCACGATGTCCGGCACAAGTTCGATCACGACGTTGTCCAACGCCAACGGGGCATCCGGTCCGATCGTGATGAATGTCCAAAACCTGACCGTGTCAGAGGGAAGCCAGATCGTAAGTTCATCGGCGCTGGGGCTCGGTCGCGGGGGCGACATCACGGTCAATGCCACTGCATCCGTCGTCGTAACCGGTCAGGGAACAGATCCGTTTGGAGGCACGCTGACGAGCGGAATCTTCTCGAATACGATCAGCGGTCTTGACGACCCAACCTTCGCTGGCAACGCGGGAAATATCGCGGTTACAGCTCATTCCATCGAAGTGTCCAGCGGAGCGAGAATCGACAGTAGCAGTCAGCTCCTGGCCTATGGGAACGCTGGGACCATTGACCTCCGGGCTCCGACGATCAACGTGAATGGTGGCATCATCTCGACCTCGACCGAATTTGCCGGGCAAGCAGGCTCGATCTCGCTGCATGCGGATGCCGTCACAGTCAACAACGGCGGCCAGCTCACCAGCAGCAGTGTCGTGCGCCAAACACCGATTTTCGAGGGAGAGATTATTCCTCCTCCCACCGGCAACGCCGGCAACATCACCATCCAAGGCGTCGCCAGCCCAGCGCAATCGGTCGTCATCGACGGCACAGGCAGCGGTCTGTTCACCAACACACAAGGTTCCGGCGCAGGCGGGAACATCTTCGTGAACGGCAACTCCGTCATGCTCTCTAACGAGGGCGCGTTGTCGGCCACGACCTCAGGTTCAGGAAATGCGGGGAATATCACTGTAGTGTCCGATACGGTCTCACTCACCAATTTTGCAACGATTTCAGCAAGCACTTCTGGAGAGGGTGCTGGAGGTAGCATCCACATATCGGCACAAAACACAATCAGCGCTGTTGATTCATTCATCAACGCGAGCGCGAACTCTGTACAACCTGGTGCAGGCAGCGGCGGTCACGTTCTCCTAAGTGCTCCGACGATTAACGTTGCTGGGGGCGACATCTCGACGCTGACCATTGGACCAGGAAACGCTGGTGATATCAGCTTTCAGGCAGGGCAATTCACATTGAGCGCAACTGAGGGCGCTCCGGGACAAGTCGAAGCCAGCACGTCTGGGCCTGGTCACGGTGGAAGCATCTCTGTCCTTGGACTCACCGGTCCTGGCAGCCAAGCAAGCGATGTGACGCTATCAGGACTCAGCAGTCTCCGGAGCGAAACCCAAACTCTTACCGGAGGGACAGCAGGGAACATCGGCATTGAAACTGTTCGGCTGTCGCTCACGGAGGGAAGTGCAATCACAACTGCCGCACTTAACAGTCCCGGAAACGCGGGCAACGTGACGCTAAACGCGACGGACTCGTTCCTGGTATCGGGCAGTCGCGTGACGAGCGATGTCCTATTTGGTAGTAGCGGCAATGGTGGTCAAATCACCGTGACTACCCCGAGTCTGACAGTCACCCAAGGGCCTAACGGATTTGGAGGAGTCATAGCCGGAGTTATTTCAACGAGCACAGGCTCATCGGGCAATGCAGGTTCCGTGACGATCAACACAAACAATCTGACCTTGGCTGATGGAGGAAGAATAACGAGCAGCAGTTTCCTTGACGATCCAATTTTCCCTCCAGCGACCGGCGCAGCAGGCACCGTGGTTGTTCAGGGACTCAATGGGCCAGGTACGCAAGCCAATTTGATCGCCATAGCCGGGCAGGATAGCTCCGGTCAATCCAGTGGCATCTTCACGACCACGCAAGGCATTGGGGCCGCAGGCGATATCACGGTCTACGCCCAGTCTGTCACGCTTCAGAATAACGCGCAGATTTCGAGCAGCAGCACGGGCACGGGGATAGCTGGGAACATCGCTATTACCGCGAATCAGATTTTTACCGCCGTCAACAGCTCGGTCACGACCGAAGCGAATAACTCCAGCGGCGGCATCATTAAGATCACGACGAACCCCAACGGCACGGTAGAACTGTCCAACAGCACGATCAGCGCCTCGGTCCTCGACGGCACCGGCGGAGGTGGGAGCGTGAATATCGATCCGCAATTTGTGATTTTGCAGAACAGTCAGATCCTCGCGCAGGCGGTGCAGGGGCCGGGCGGCAACATCAACATCACGATCACCAACGGCGGGCTCTTTTTGCCGGATGCCACCAGTGTCGTGAGCGCCTCCTCGCAGTTCGGCCAACAAGGCACGGTCACGATTCAAGCACCGATCGCCCCAGCCGGCGGCAAGATTCAGCCGCTCGGAAAAGCGCCCCTTCAAGTGACGGCGTTGCTCAGCCAGCGCTGTGCGGCGATCGCGCGTGGGGAAGTCAGCAGCTTTGTCGTGGCGGGTCGCGACACCCTGCCGACTGAGCCCGGCGGCTGGCTGACAAGTCCGTTGGCCTTGGGGTCATCGGAGGCAGGATCGGCAATGCAGGCCGGAAACCGAGGGCTCCCGTCTGAATCCTCTGACCCAACGATCGTTTCGCTGCGCCGCCTCCCCTCTGCTTGGGCAGTAGCGGCACAACTCGTTGAAGATGACTGGGTAGCAGGCTGCGGATCGTAGCAAGTGCATCACACAAACAAACCAGGAGGTAGAGTCATGCATTTTGATATCCCGAGTGGATACCATTCCAGGGGTGGTGGTACAGGGCCCTTTCTGTTCGTGTGGAACACCACGGACGGGCCGGGGACAGTCACACAGTATAAGTTTCAGGTCGGAACCCAATCGGGATCGTACAATAAGTACAACGGCGCATGGATAGTCGGCAATTTCCCTCCAGGTCAGTTGCAGGACAACAAAGTGACGATTAGCGTAACTGGTAGTCCGACGCTCTACGTGAGAACGCAATATGTGAAGAATGGCCAACTGTTCAGTACAACCCCCGTTCCCTTCACCTGCGGTACATAGGCGACGGACGTATCACCAAACGGAGTTCGAGCCATACGGGAGCTGAGTTAAACCGAGGGAGGCTTGACATGGCAACGACGCTGACAGCCGCAGTGGAGATTACGAGCCAAACAACGATACCCATTCAGGAGGACGTCATTATTGCTTGGAAGACTAACGGCGAAGAAATATTGGGATTCGATATCCGGATCGGCGCTACGGAAGGTGACTGGGATGTACTGAACTGTCATGTTGGTCCCATGGTGCAGCAGATAAGTCTGCCCGAATTGCCCAAGAATTTGACCAAGCTGTATTTAGAGTTTTCCTACACCATCCCTGCGGCAGCTATGCATCATGGGGTCGGCTATGAACACGTCCTGCTCAGCGAAAAGCCAATCCCGATCTGGCGGAAATAACTGACTCACCTAGGACGGAAAGGCTACCTCCACATGCAACTGACGGTGGTAGCCGGTCCTT belongs to Nitrospira sp. and includes:
- a CDS encoding filamentous hemagglutinin N-terminal domain-containing protein, with protein sequence MDHHSSPSARAATSLTPTPGPAGLGTQVLPPSGGNTYGIRGGTTVGTNLFHSFGQFSVATGDIAQFQTSNLLPNGAMSNILSRVTGGNPSAIFGTIDSATFYPGANLFLMNPAGVLFGPTATLNIGGMATFTTADYLRLVEVDGVSGIFHANPATTSVLTTAPVASFGFLGSNPAAIAIQGSQLAVATGTGLSLVGGKTGFTFTDPDTGLTASAPDGVTMTGGSLSAPSGQINLVSVASAGEISTVDFLPDPSMAMGPISLSQGAVVDVSGDGGGTVRIRGGRFVMDQGAILIAHTTGANDGAPTAISINVTDEVSLNHQSGLFAWARGAGRSGNIEVTGRTIEIADGSLVYTNSTDAGTPGNITVTATDTVSVRGADELGNPSEILSDSLGLASTGSITLRAPVINLLDMGAVETRMFGFGEGVRAGDITIEATNLNLLSGGKINIVSGSGAPTGNIAITATDSITLVGTNDFGTTSFITNENTSGGTGTITIHTGSLTLSDQARINSTTFLDSDPAAANTPKIAITADSSIALSSGSRIDIGGSISDTGRLELSTQNLTMSGTSSITTLSNANGASGPIVMNVQNLTVSEGSQIVSSSALGLGRGGDITVNATASVVVTGQGTDPFGGTLTSGIFSNTISGLDDPTFAGNAGNIAVTAHSIEVSSGARIDSSSQLLAYGNAGTIDLRAPTINVNGGIISTSTEFAGQAGSISLHADAVTVNNGGQLTSSSVVRQTPIFEGEIIPPPTGNAGNITIQGVASPAQSVVIDGTGSGLFTNTQGSGAGGNIFVNGNSVMLSNEGALSATTSGSGNAGNITVVSDTVSLTNFATISASTSGEGAGGSIHISAQNTISAVDSFINASANSVQPGAGSGGHVLLSAPTINVAGGDISTLTIGPGNAGDISFQAGQFTLSATEGAPGQVEASTSGPGHGGSISVLGLTGPGSQASDVTLSGLSSLRSETQTLTGGTAGNIGIETVRLSLTEGSAITTAALNSPGNAGNVTLNATDSFLVSGSRVTSDVLFGSSGNGGQITVTTPSLTVTQGPNGFGGVIAGVISTSTGSSGNAGSVTINTNNLTLADGGRITSSSFLDDPIFPPATGAAGTVVVQGLNGPGTQANLIAIAGQDSSGQSSGIFTTTQGIGAAGDITVYAQSVTLQNNAQISSSSTGTGIAGNIAITANQIFTAVNSSVTTEANNSSGGIIKITTNPNGTVELSNSTISASVLDGTGGGGSVNIDPQFVILQNSQILAQAVQGPGGNINITITNGGLFLPDATSVVSASSQFGQQGTVTIQAPIAPAGGKIQPLGKAPLQVTALLSQRCAAIARGEVSSFVVAGRDTLPTEPGGWLTSPLALGSSEAGSAMQAGNRGLPSESSDPTIVSLRRLPSAWAVAAQLVEDDWVAGCGS